The Acidobacteriota bacterium DNA segment CCCATCGACCATCGCAAAATCGTCATACATCGTGGAGTAGAAGCCGTAGGTATCGACCACACGCTGGACGGCAGCGGCGGTGGCCGCGTCCTCAAGGTAGCAATCGGTCACCTCGGCCACCGGAAAAACAACCTCCAGAAATTCTGCAGCTTGTCGTCCGATCGCCCGAACAGCCTCCGGCTTGACTGGATTGTAGGGCGCCGGTGTGAAAAGAATGTTCAGCCGCCGCGGTGTCTTCCATTCGGTTGCAGCAAGACCGTGCGTCGTGGTGTTGACCTCCGTGCCGCCCACGGGCGTAATCTCGAGGCGGACTGTGTGCCGGCCCGGCGGCACCGCATCCGCCGGGATCACCAGGTTGGCCGAGTTTTGCAACGCGTCGATCTCCTGGTTCGTGAAAAACGGCTTCAGCGTGAACCGACCCGTGACTGCGGGAGTGGCGCCTGCATCGACAAACACCTGCACGTCGCACGGCAGCTCGCCGAGCAGGTCGAAGGGGATCTCCGACTCCAGCCGGATGCGCAGGCCGGTCTTGCGCCGCCCCACGAGGACGCCGTCCTCGATGGCCTGCAGCAGCAACGTGTCCAGCACCCGCAGGGGGGCCAGCCGGAGGGGACACGTCTGGCGGGCGACGCCCAGCACCTTGGCGCCGCCCGGGTCGCGCGGCAGCACCTCTGCCCGGATCCGGAGCTGCCACGGGATGTGCTTGAGGTCGTACCGCCCCTCGAACAGGCCGGAGTAGATGGCGTCCTGGGGCCGGATGATGCGCATCGTGGTGCGGAAGGCGCCCCGTGCGTCCAGCCGCCCCTGGGCCAGCCGGGCGCCGTCGACGCCGAATGACACGAACGCGTAGCGCGCCTCCCGGCCGTCGGCGTCCTCCAGGCTGACGCGGATCACGTGGTCCTCGAGGGACCGGCCGTCGGCCGCCCGCGCCTGCACCGTGACCGCAGCATCCCCGGGCACGGGCAGCGGACACTCCGCCACGGCGAGTTCCACGGTGACGGGTGTGTCCGCCGGCCGAAGTGTGAAATCCTTTTGCGCGGTGAAGGGTCGGCTCCCCCGATCCGTCGCAGTCAGGCGGTAGGCGCCCTGGGCGTCGGTAGCGGCCGTGACGCCGTACCGGGTGAGGCGCACCTGAGCGCCTGTGATAGGGGAGCCGTCCGTGCCCCGCACCGTGCCGGTGACGGTGATCGACGACGGCAAGGCATCGGCGGCCACCGCGGCGTCCGCGGTCAGCCAGCCGGGCGCTTGGGCCTTCAGCGCCAGCGCCACCGGTCCCGCCGCCGGCGGCGGCGCCGCGCCGCCACAGAGGAAGCCCTCGTTGGTGAGCTCCCGCTGGAGCACCGCCGCCTCGGCATCCACGCCGTACACCCCGCCGGACAGTCGGTAGAGCGCGCCGAATTCCGCCATGACGTTTCCCTGAACCCAGTAGCGGTATTCGAACCGCGGCGGGTCCGGATCTGCGGTCCATGAATGATCGGTCAACAGGGAATAGTAGCCGGGGCAGCCCTGGAAGTCGCCCGCCCGGATCTCCCCCTTCATTCCCATCCAGCCCTTGCCTTGGGCGCGGAGCCGCTCCTGGCGGAAGCGATGGATCGCGTGCAGACGCTCTTCCGCGTCAGCCGCCGTTTGAAACAAGCTGAGCCCGATGACCATCTGCGTGGGACCGCGGCTGGAGACGCACACCGCAGAGTACCCGGATTCCGGATGTCGCGCAAGATTCGGCGGGATCTGGCCCATCCGCTGCATCTCGGACCAGTAGTCGGCCGTCGGGGCCGGGTTGTCGCCCATCTTTTCAACTTTGTAATCCAGCTTCCGCACCGCCGTGGACAAGGCGGCGCCGGCGTTCTGCGTCCCGCCTCCCGCCTGGGCCGGCGCCACCGCCAGCGCCAGCGCCATCATCACACTCACAGCCAGCAGCCGGATCGAGCCGCTCATGGGATTGCCCTCCTGCGTCTTCGCAGTCCACCGCCGGGTTTGCGCCCAGCATCGGCCACAGCCGGTCACCTCACGCCGCCGTCCGGTGAAGAATGCGGCGAATCTTCGACACGGTGAAACATTACTCGCATTGTACACCAACGGCGGCGAGGCGCACCAGATCACGCCGTCTGTGCCGCCATTCCACAACGCCTGACACACTGCCTTCGCCCCGGCGTTTATGGTATTCTCTTCTGGAAGTCATCTGGTGAGGTGGAGGCGGTGATGCGCCCATCACGGTTACTCGGGTGTTTGGTCAGTACCCTGCTGCCGGCTGCGTTGATCTGGACGGCGGCCGCCGGCGCGGGGGACCCGCCCAGCCTGCAGCGGGCGAAGGAGCTGTTCAAGGCGCGCCAATATGCCGAGTCTCTCGAGGCGTGCGACCAAGCCATCGCCGAAGATCCCGCCTACGCCGAAAGCTACCGCCAGCGCGCCCTGTGCCGCCAGCGCCTCGGCGATCTGCCCGGCGCCTTGGCCGATCTGGACCGGGCGATCGCCGTCGATCCCACCGACGCCACCAGTTGGAGCTCCCGTTCATCGCTCAAACGCCGGATGAAGGATGCCGCCGGCGCATGGGCCGACATCGAACGGGCGGCCGCGCTGGCACCGGACAATGCCCACATCCTCAACAACCGCGGTCTGCTGCGTTACGACCGAGGCGATTACCCGGGCGCCGTCGACGACTACACCCGCGCCCTCCGGGCTGATCCGCGCATGAGCGCGGCTTACAACAACCGCGGCCTGGCCAGGGAAAAACTGGGCGACCTGAAGGGGGCGCTCGCCGACTACACCCAGGCCGTCGAGTTCAATCCCCGCAACGCCGACGCGTTCTCCAACCGCGCCTATTGCCGCAACAGGATGGGTGACGCTACAGGCGCCCGGCAGGACTACGCGCAGGCCCTGGCCATCGAGCCCGGCCACGACTTTGCGACGAAGCAGCTGGCCAAGCTCGGCGGCGGGCCTGCCGGCGGCTCACGCCCGGACGCGGGCGCCCCGACCGGCCCGTCCACGGCCGGGGCCATTCCCCCATCCGGTACACCGGTCCGCTTGCCCACCCTGACATTCGAGGCGTCCGACCCCTGCGCCACAGCCGCCCAACCCCGCGACGGCATGCCGTGGCAGACGCCGGGCCGCCTGCCCACCATCACCCGGGCGCCGGGTAGTCTGCCCGCGGCGGCCGCCCTGCCCCCCTTCGCCGACTTCAACCGGATTTCCCAGACGCAGTACAACGGGGAGGTCTCCATGGCCATGGAGGGGATGCGGCTGCTCTACGGTCCGATGTCGCCGGAGGACGAGCAGCGTTTCCAGACCGCGTGGGCACCTCTGTTCGATCACCCGACGCCGGAGGCAGCGGAATACCTGCGCCGCCTCATCCCGCTGCTTGGCCAGTTCCTGGCCGGCCGGGAGGCGTTCATCCGGACGGCCGTGGCGGTGGAGGCGAGCCTCCGGGACGCTGCCGTGGGCGTGGCAGCCGGCACGCGCGACTGTTACCTGGATGCCATGGCCGTGGCCAGTCGGCAGGAGGAGGTGCTTCGATCCCAGCAGGCGGGCCTCGAGTACGTCGCCGCTCAGATCAAGGCGCTCGGCAATCCGCCCAATCCCTTGACCGCCAAGTGCGCGGCCCGCGAGCGCTACCGCCGGTCCTTCCCGCAAACGCCCTCCGGCCTGGACGGCGAATGGGTCAGTGACGGCGGGGCGCGGCTCTACTTCAAGACCGTGAAGCGGTACCCGGGCAACCTGGCGCTGGTGTACCAGTATTCGTTCGCTTTCGCCGACACGCTCGCGGCCGCCGGCGTGACCGCCGCCAAACCGGGCTGGGTGACCACCAGGGACGGCAAGCAGATCCTGGTGCCGGGGCTGGAGGACGCCCTTCGGCTGGTGGAAGAACAGCCCGACGGCGTGCTCCTGTCGTCCCCGCAGGAGCTCGGCGCCACCCTGGACGGCTTCTTCCCTGATGGCGAGCGTTTGCACTACGTGCGCTACGCCACTGGCCTGACGGACCGATGGACATTCTCCGGCACCACCTACTACCGCGCCCCCGCCGCCCACAGCGAGCCGCCCATGCTGCCCGGCCATACGTGGACCGCGCTCCTGGATGTGGCCACGCGCTACGAGTCGCAGCGGATCCAGCAGCTGCAGCGGGCCAAACAGGAGTATGCCGCCCAGGTTCAAGAACTGCTTGCCTGTGATCCGGAGAACCTCCCCGCACCGCCTCCCGTGCGGAACCCGTGGGACGAGGGCCCGTACAAGGCGGACGATCCCCGCTCCAAACAGCCGACCGACTCGACGGCGGAATCGACGGCCGTTACAAGAACGAAGACGACCACCCGGAGCCCGGTATCGTCCCTTGAAACCGTGGATGCCGCCACCGTCGAGGCGACGGTAGCCTTCCACGAGGCGATGATCGAGCTGCTGAGCCGGAACCTCCAGAAGGAGCAAACAGAGCTGGAACGTGAGCCGGATCCGGCACGCCGAAAAACCCTGGCCTTCCGGATGATCCAGCTCCAGTCCGACATCCAGGCCGAACAGGACCTGATCGCCTCGTACAGGACGGGCAAAGTGGTGCACACCCGGTCCGCGTTCGACGAGTACGCGTCCGACAAGTTCATCCATCAGGTCCGCGAGGAGGCGGCCCGCGCCGACGCCACCCGCCGGATCGCCGCGCTGGTGGAGCAGCAGGTCGGCCAGCTTCCGGAGGAACACCGGCGGGCCACCCGCGAGCGGGTCTGGAAACTGCTGGACGCGAAGACGGTCGCCAGCGGCGACGTGGAGAAAGTGCTCCAGGTGGCCGGCGCCCTGGACACCATGCTTCAGGGGTACGCGTTGGGCCGGGAGGCGGCCCAGGAGGAGAAGGCCGTCGCCAAAGCGGAACGCGACTTCTACATCAACATGGCGGTCATGGCGGCGGGGGCGGTGACCATCGGCGTCGGCTGCGAAGCCCTGGCCCAGGCGTACGGCGCCGAAGCGGCCATCACCCAGTGGGGCCCGCACATCCTGGGTTCCATCTACGGTGGGACCACCGGTCTGGTCATGGGCGGCCCCACCGAAGGCGCCTACCAGGCCATCGCCTGGTCGTCGCCCGTGGGCTTGCTGGCCACCCAGTTCTTCGACGGTTACCGTCGCGAGCCGGCGGACGCCAAGTCCACTTCTTGGGAGGACCGGGTCTGGGCCGGCGCCCGACAGGCGGGAGCCGCCTACCTCATGGGCAAGGCTGCCCAGATCGGGACCGGCCTCTTCGTCAAGGGCGCCCTGAGCTACTACGGTCCGGACAGCACCCTGTTCAAGCCGGTGCTGGGCCCCGGCCGGAACGTGAAGCTCGCCTTCGACGCCGCCCGCATGCAGCAGGACGTCGATGACGCAAAGGCGCTCATCGGCTTCTTCCAGGAAAAGCAGGCGGCCATGGCCCGGTTGCGGGCGCAGCTGCCGGCCGGCTCGCCCCAACTGGCTCAGGCGGAGCAAGAGCTCGGCCGCCTGGCCGCATCGCTCAACTCCTCGTATCACTGCAAGCTGCTCATGAAGTACCACGCCCACCCCGCGGTGCGGAGCCTGTTCACCCGGCTGGTGGACCAGTCGTACGCCGAGGCGATGCCTGAGATGCTCCGGCTCCTCAAGGCCCAGGGCTACGACGTCAGCAACCTCCGCTTCAAGCCCATGCGCAACGCCTCCAGCGCCGGCACGTCCAGCATGGACCTGGACCTGGCCCTCATGGAGACGCCCAACCTGGTGATCACCAAGAACGGCAAGCCCGTCTCCATCGCCCAGTTCCAGCAGGACGGGCAGCGGGCGCTCAACGAGGCGTACCACGGCGTCACCGGCTTCAGCGCCACCCGCTCGGAAGTGAACCTGACCACCAGCGCCCACGCCGAATCGTTCGCCTCCAAGCGCCTGCTCAAAGCCAAGGTGAACTTCGACCAGCTCACCGCGGAGGAAGTGGAAAGCATCGGCAAGGTGCTGGGGGTGAAGCACGACAAGATCGAGGGCGACCCGGTGCTCGGCGAAATCGCCAAGCTGCAGGCGCAGAGTCGGGAATCGGCCAAGGAGATCGACAACATGCTGTTGCCGCAGCTCCAGCAGAAGCTCTCCAAGGCGCCCGCCGGGAGCCGTGAGGCCCAGCAGGCCCAGGCCGACCTGCACTACTGGCAGGACATGTCGCGCAATTTCAAGCAGGCGGCCACCCGGGAGACCAACCCGTACGCCATCCTCCAACTGGACCGGACCGTGCGCCAGCAGACGGGGGGCAAGGGTTTTCAGGAAGTGAACCGGGACCTGGCCCGGATGTTCCGGCGGTGATGTGCCGGGCGATTCGGCGGTTTCCGCGCGCAACAACCCGGCGCTTCAGACCAAGTGGCGGGCTGATGCCGGCCAGCCGGGCTGGGCGGGATCCTCAGCGAGCACGTCCGCCAGCGTCTCCAGCAGGCGCGCCGCGGCGGCGGAGTCGAACGTCATGGGCGGGCGGATCTTGAGCACGTTGTCGTGAGGTCCTTCGGTACCCACCAGCACGCGCCGTTCGCGGAGCCGATTCTTCACGTAGGCCGCCTGGGCGGTGGCCGGCGCCCTCGAGTCGCGGTCGACGACCAGATCCACGCCGATGAAGAGGCCCGTCCCGCGCACATCGCCGATGAGCGGGAACTCCCCGGCCAGGTCGGCGAGGCCAGCGAGCAACTCCGTCCCCACCCGTGCCGCATGGGCCTGGAGCCCCTCTTCCTCGAGGACCTGCTGGACGGCGATCCCCACGGCGCACGACACGGTGCTCCCGCCGAACGTGCTGAAAAACTCGGGGCCGGCAGCGAATGACCGGGCGATCGTCGGCGTCGTCACCACGGCCGCCAGCGGATAGCCGTTGCCCATGGGCTTTCCCAACACGAGGATATCCGGCACCACGCCCAGGTACTCGAAACCCCAAAACGTGCCGCCCAACCGCCCCAACGCCGTCTGGACGTCATCGGCGATACAGACGCCGCCGGCGGCCCGGACGTCGCGGTACACCGCCTCCGCGAATCCCGGCGGCGGGACGATCTGGCCGCCGACGCTGGGAAGGCACTCGGCGATGTAGCCGGCAACGCGCCGCCCGGTCCCCTGCACCACCGCCAGCACGGCCTGTACGTCGGCGGCGTAGCGGGCGCCGGCCTCATGGTCGCCGGCCCGATGGGGACCGCGATACGTGTCGGGAACCGGGGTGATGTGCACCCACTCCTCGGCCCCGCCGCCGCCCGGCCGTTTGAACTTGTACGGGCTGATGGCCATGGCCCCGGTGGTGTGCCCGTGGTAGGCGTGGTCCATCACCAGCATGTCACGGGCGCCGGTGTGGATCCGGGCCAGTCGCAGCGCCAGTTCGTTGGCCTCGGAGCCGGAGTTGACGAAGAAGCAGACCGACAGCGGTTCGGGAAGCTTCGCCGTCAGGCGCTCCGCCAATTCGGCCAGGCCATCGTACAAGTAGCGGGTGTTGGTGTTGAGGAGCCGGAGCTGGCGCTCGGCGGCCGCCACGACCTTCGGGTGACAGTGCCCCACGTGGGGAACGTTGTTGTAGGCGTCGAGGTAGGCGCGCCCCTCGGCGTCGTACAGGAAGTGCCGCCAGCCGCGCACCGGCCGAAACGGCTCCGCGTAGCTCAACCGGAGATTGGGAGCGAAGCGCGCGGCGCGGCGTGACTGCAATGCGTCGGGGGATGTGTCCATCCACGCGATGGCCGCATCGGGCAGGTTCAGCAGGGGCGCCGGATTGGGGTACAGCACGGCGCAGGCATCGAAGTCGTCCGGGTCGGCCACACCGTCGGGCGTCTCCCCCCATGGCTCCTCGCCTGCCGCCAGAAGTTGGAGGTGGAGATGGGGCGGCCAGTCGCCGTTCTCCGGCCGGCCGCCCAGGGTGGCGAACACCTCCCCCGCGTTGATGCACCGGCCGATCTCCAGATCCGTGAAGACAGGCCGGGCCAGATGGCCATAGAAAGTCGCGAACGGGTCGCCGTCATCCGTGCGGTGCCGCAGCAGCACCCACCCACCGTAATCGAACCGGTCCGAAGACCAGCCCGCCGCCGCCACCTCGCCCGCGAGCGGCGCGCGCACCGGCGTGCCCGCAGGCGCGAACAGATCCACGCCCAGATGGCGCGTCCGGCGGGGCGCCACCGGATCGTCACCGCCGCCGAACGCCGGAGTTGAGTAGATGGGTCGCGGCTCGCCCCAGCGGCCGATGCCCACTCGATTCCCGCCGGCGCCCACCTGCGCGTCGATGCGCCCGGCACATTCCGCCGGATCGAATCCGTCGAGGCGGCTCCCGCCGACGGTTGAAGCGAAGGAGAGGTCCAGCACCCGCCCCGCCGCGGCGGACCGGTCCGACCCAAGCACCTCGGCGAACGTCCCCGACCGTTCGCGGAGCCAGGCGCCCACGCGCGCCGCGCCCGGGTGCGCCGCCAGCCCGCAGGCGGCGCGCCAGCGGGCCTCGACCCGCCGGGGATCGCCATCGCACAGCCGTTCCAGCAGACGCCAGGCCGGCGCCTCGCTGACGGTGAGGTACGGGTCATCGGGGCGCTCGCGCGCCACCACTGCGGCGTTGACGACGCTCACCGCCAACCGGGTGAGTACCAGGGGGAACAACAGCGCCAGCTCGTCATCAGTGAATGGAAAAACCCGGTGGTAGCCGGCGATCAGGCCCGCGGCCGCCGCCAGCGGATGCTCCTCGCCCATCATGGCGTAGGCCGCGGCCACGGCCACCTCACCCGCCACCACGGAGCGGCACATGTCGCCGAAGTCCACGATGCCGGAGAGCTGCTGACGGCCCTGCTCGTCGTAATCCACCAGCAGGTTGTGATCGTTGGCGTCGCCGAAAATGGCGCCGCGGCGCAGGCCCCCGAGCCGCGGGGCGACCTGAACGGTGAATCGGTCCATAACGCGCGTCAGCCGATCCCGCCGCCTCGGGTCATCGACCCGCTTCAGATGCGGCAGGATCCAGTCTGCCTGACACAGATTCCACTTGAGCGCCCGATCCAGCGCCGGATGCTCGAACCCCGCCAACGCCGCGTCCAGACGACCCAGCGCTTCGCCGATCTGCTCCAGCAGTGCCGGTGTGTGCGGGCGCACCGCCGCCATCATCCGGCCGGGAAGGAAGGTCAAGAGCCAGGCCAGGCGCTCTCCGCCGGCGTCTGCCAGGAGAGTCGTGGACGCGCCCGCGCGCGTCGGCACCACGCGTTGGAGCGGCAGCTCCGGCGCCCGCTCAGCCAGTCGCGCCAGCGCCCGGCACTGCATGTCCACAAACGCCGGATCGCAGCCGGATCGCATGATTTTGAGGAGGTAGCTCTCCGCCTCGGCGTCCACGCGGATGTTCAGGTCGTACTCGCCCGGCAGCAGCCGGCAGGTTCCGGCGATTTCATATTCCTCGCGAAGCAGCCGGTCCACCGTCTCGCGATGGGTCATGAACCACTCGTTGCCGGTGATCATGATGTCACTCCGCTCCTGTCGAGTCAGGCCGCACCGCCGCGGTCACGAACCGGTTCCCTTCAGCGCGAAGTCCACCGCCGCGCGGGCGTGGATCGTCGTCGTGTCAAACAGGGGGATGCGGCCCTGATCCTGTGTCACAAGCAGAGGGATCTCCGTGCAACCGAGGATGATGCCCTGAGCCCCACGACTCGCGAGGGTGTCGATCACCCGCCAATAAGCACGTCGGGATTCCGGATCGATGATGCCCCGGCTCAACTCGTCCATGATGACCCGATGCACCAGCGCCCGGTCGTCGGCGTCCGGGACCAGCGCGGTGATGCCGTGCGGCTCCCGCAACCGGTCCCGGTAGAAGGGCTCCTCCATCGTGAAGCGCGTCCCCAACAGCCCGACCGTGTCGCGGCCCGCTTGCCGGATTTCCCGGGCGGTCGCGTCCACGATGTGCAGGATGGGAATCCGGATCGCCTGCCCGATGGGTTCGGCGAACTTGTGCATGGTGTTGGTGCACAGCACCAGAAAGTCGGCGCCGCCGCGCTCGATCGCCTGAGCGGTTTCGATCATCACCGCCATCACCCGATCCCACTCTCCCCGCTCCATGTGGGGCTGAACCTCCCCGAAGTCCACCGACACCATCACGCTGGCGGCCGAGTGGTTGCCGCCCAGCCGTTCCCTGGCCATTTCGTTGATCAGCTTGTAGTACACGAGCGACGACTCGCAGGTCATGCCGCCCAGCAGGCCGATCGTCTTCATGCGCATGCTCCTGGTGAAACAATGTCATCGGCCATCCGTGCACCCGGCTCCCCGCTCCCTGTCCGGCAGTCGCGGAGCCACGTGTCTGCAAACAGCACACAGCCGGTGCAGCCGGCCAGGATCCCAGTGGAACAGGATCAGAAGGTGTTCCCCAGACCCTAACACGGGTAGTGCTCCGGGACATTGTACGTCCGGGGACCGTCGCCTTCAAGCGGCTGTCCGTTGAAGACGGTTTGGATCCGATTCAAGCAGGGCCTAGGTCGCGTCATGAAAACAGAATCGCCCGATGACCGTCACGCGCGGGCATCCAAGGATCGCGGGGTATCAGCGACGGGCAGACGGCAGCAACTCGGCGAGAACGGTCGCTGCCCGGCACGCGCCGTCGGTGGGGATGGGCGGGTACAGGTTGGGCGTGGTCATCTCCGACACGATGAGCTCGGCCAGCGTGTCCGGCGTCGTGCCCGGGTAGTTGAGCCGGTAGCCGGCTTCGTGCCGGTCCAGGCGGTGGGTGACATGGGGCTGCTGCTCGACTGCTCATCGGGTGGGAAGTAGATGAACGGCCGCCGCAGCGCCGCGAGCTCCAGCGTGGTGGCGCCTCCGCCCGGCACGACAGCCAGGTCGCCGGCGGCGAAGTGCTCGTACAGCCGGTCCGACAGCTGACCGGATGGGCGATCCGCCGATCTGTTGTTTTGGATCGCTCTCATTGACGTCCACTGGATGGCATTTCTGCGCAAAGCCATGGCCGGCAACGCGGATCCATTGACGATGT contains these protein-coding regions:
- a CDS encoding aspartate/glutamate racemase family protein; this encodes MKTIGLLGGMTCESSLVYYKLINEMARERLGGNHSAASVMVSVDFGEVQPHMERGEWDRVMAVMIETAQAIERGGADFLVLCTNTMHKFAEPIGQAIRIPILHIVDATAREIRQAGRDTVGLLGTRFTMEEPFYRDRLREPHGITALVPDADDRALVHRVIMDELSRGIIDPESRRAYWRVIDTLASRGAQGIILGCTEIPLLVTQDQGRIPLFDTTTIHARAAVDFALKGTGS
- a CDS encoding aminotransferase class III-fold pyridoxal phosphate-dependent enzyme, which translates into the protein MTHRETVDRLLREEYEIAGTCRLLPGEYDLNIRVDAEAESYLLKIMRSGCDPAFVDMQCRALARLAERAPELPLQRVVPTRAGASTTLLADAGGERLAWLLTFLPGRMMAAVRPHTPALLEQIGEALGRLDAALAGFEHPALDRALKWNLCQADWILPHLKRVDDPRRRDRLTRVMDRFTVQVAPRLGGLRRGAIFGDANDHNLLVDYDEQGRQQLSGIVDFGDMCRSVVAGEVAVAAAYAMMGEEHPLAAAAGLIAGYHRVFPFTDDELALLFPLVLTRLAVSVVNAAVVARERPDDPYLTVSEAPAWRLLERLCDGDPRRVEARWRAACGLAAHPGAARVGAWLRERSGTFAEVLGSDRSAAAGRVLDLSFASTVGGSRLDGFDPAECAGRIDAQVGAGGNRVGIGRWGEPRPIYSTPAFGGGDDPVAPRRTRHLGVDLFAPAGTPVRAPLAGEVAAAGWSSDRFDYGGWVLLRHRTDDGDPFATFYGHLARPVFTDLEIGRCINAGEVFATLGGRPENGDWPPHLHLQLLAAGEEPWGETPDGVADPDDFDACAVLYPNPAPLLNLPDAAIAWMDTSPDALQSRRAARFAPNLRLSYAEPFRPVRGWRHFLYDAEGRAYLDAYNNVPHVGHCHPKVVAAAERQLRLLNTNTRYLYDGLAELAERLTAKLPEPLSVCFFVNSGSEANELALRLARIHTGARDMLVMDHAYHGHTTGAMAISPYKFKRPGGGGAEEWVHITPVPDTYRGPHRAGDHEAGARYAADVQAVLAVVQGTGRRVAGYIAECLPSVGGQIVPPPGFAEAVYRDVRAAGGVCIADDVQTALGRLGGTFWGFEYLGVVPDILVLGKPMGNGYPLAAVVTTPTIARSFAAGPEFFSTFGGSTVSCAVGIAVQQVLEEEGLQAHAARVGTELLAGLADLAGEFPLIGDVRGTGLFIGVDLVVDRDSRAPATAQAAYVKNRLRERRVLVGTEGPHDNVLKIRPPMTFDSAAAARLLETLADVLAEDPAQPGWPASARHLV
- a CDS encoding tetratricopeptide repeat protein yields the protein MRPSRLLGCLVSTLLPAALIWTAAAGAGDPPSLQRAKELFKARQYAESLEACDQAIAEDPAYAESYRQRALCRQRLGDLPGALADLDRAIAVDPTDATSWSSRSSLKRRMKDAAGAWADIERAAALAPDNAHILNNRGLLRYDRGDYPGAVDDYTRALRADPRMSAAYNNRGLAREKLGDLKGALADYTQAVEFNPRNADAFSNRAYCRNRMGDATGARQDYAQALAIEPGHDFATKQLAKLGGGPAGGSRPDAGAPTGPSTAGAIPPSGTPVRLPTLTFEASDPCATAAQPRDGMPWQTPGRLPTITRAPGSLPAAAALPPFADFNRISQTQYNGEVSMAMEGMRLLYGPMSPEDEQRFQTAWAPLFDHPTPEAAEYLRRLIPLLGQFLAGREAFIRTAVAVEASLRDAAVGVAAGTRDCYLDAMAVASRQEEVLRSQQAGLEYVAAQIKALGNPPNPLTAKCAARERYRRSFPQTPSGLDGEWVSDGGARLYFKTVKRYPGNLALVYQYSFAFADTLAAAGVTAAKPGWVTTRDGKQILVPGLEDALRLVEEQPDGVLLSSPQELGATLDGFFPDGERLHYVRYATGLTDRWTFSGTTYYRAPAAHSEPPMLPGHTWTALLDVATRYESQRIQQLQRAKQEYAAQVQELLACDPENLPAPPPVRNPWDEGPYKADDPRSKQPTDSTAESTAVTRTKTTTRSPVSSLETVDAATVEATVAFHEAMIELLSRNLQKEQTELEREPDPARRKTLAFRMIQLQSDIQAEQDLIASYRTGKVVHTRSAFDEYASDKFIHQVREEAARADATRRIAALVEQQVGQLPEEHRRATRERVWKLLDAKTVASGDVEKVLQVAGALDTMLQGYALGREAAQEEKAVAKAERDFYINMAVMAAGAVTIGVGCEALAQAYGAEAAITQWGPHILGSIYGGTTGLVMGGPTEGAYQAIAWSSPVGLLATQFFDGYRREPADAKSTSWEDRVWAGARQAGAAYLMGKAAQIGTGLFVKGALSYYGPDSTLFKPVLGPGRNVKLAFDAARMQQDVDDAKALIGFFQEKQAAMARLRAQLPAGSPQLAQAEQELGRLAASLNSSYHCKLLMKYHAHPAVRSLFTRLVDQSYAEAMPEMLRLLKAQGYDVSNLRFKPMRNASSAGTSSMDLDLALMETPNLVITKNGKPVSIAQFQQDGQRALNEAYHGVTGFSATRSEVNLTTSAHAESFASKRLLKAKVNFDQLTAEEVESIGKVLGVKHDKIEGDPVLGEIAKLQAQSRESAKEIDNMLLPQLQQKLSKAPAGSREAQQAQADLHYWQDMSRNFKQAATRETNPYAILQLDRTVRQQTGGKGFQEVNRDLARMFRR